One part of the Acidaminococcales bacterium genome encodes these proteins:
- the scfA gene encoding six-cysteine ranthipeptide SCIFF, with the protein MKKHVRTINKGDLAKTLRTGGCGECPSSCQSACKTSCTVGNQACEKR; encoded by the coding sequence ATGAAAAAACACGTACGAACCATAAACAAAGGCGACTTGGCGAAAACCTTGCGTACGGGCGGTTGCGGCGAATGTCCGTCGTCCTGCCAGTCGGCCTGCAAAACTTCCTGCACGGTAGGCAACCAGGCCTGCGAGAAGCGCTGA
- the scfB gene encoding thioether cross-link-forming SCIFF peptide maturase, whose protein sequence is MLTHKFSFRGNFIVLDVNSGAVHLADRLLYDLLDVFDGTNHLQTKAAFNNVYPEGEINEALAELDELIGEGLLFSPLPKIEGAFAEEPLVKSLCLNVAHDCNLRCRYCFAGAGGFGGGRSLMGAGTGERAVEFAIAGSKGRKHIDIDFFGGEPLVNQQTVKHLIKYARQRERETGKEIKLTLTTNGLLLDELMQDFLDENAVALVLSLDGRPQVHDRMRPLPGGGGSYGQARAAFGRAIAKRGGTNYYLRGTYTKENLDFAEDARHLAAIGRRLSLEPVVEKDAAFRIDEADLPRIYAEYEKLADFYLESCAAGAAFDFFHFNLALDNGPCLRKRLAGCGAGHEYFAVTPEGDIYPCHQFVGRRNYLLGNLETGIARPDIGARFRRAHVLNKPDCADCWARFYCGGGCHANADLINGDIKKPYRIGCALQKKRIECAIAVQSLRADGRAANPPG, encoded by the coding sequence TTGCTGACACATAAATTTTCCTTTCGCGGCAATTTCATCGTCCTTGACGTGAACAGCGGGGCTGTGCATCTTGCCGACCGGCTGCTTTACGACCTTTTGGACGTTTTTGACGGGACAAACCACCTGCAAACCAAAGCGGCTTTTAACAATGTTTATCCGGAAGGCGAAATAAACGAAGCCTTGGCGGAACTGGACGAACTTATCGGCGAAGGGCTGCTGTTTTCGCCCCTGCCGAAAATAGAGGGGGCCTTTGCCGAAGAACCGCTGGTAAAGTCGCTTTGCCTCAACGTCGCGCATGACTGCAACCTGCGCTGCCGCTACTGTTTCGCCGGCGCGGGCGGTTTCGGCGGCGGCCGTTCGCTGATGGGCGCCGGCACGGGCGAGCGGGCGGTGGAATTCGCCATTGCCGGCAGCAAGGGGCGCAAGCATATCGACATAGATTTTTTCGGCGGCGAACCCTTGGTAAATCAGCAGACGGTAAAGCATTTGATAAAGTACGCCCGGCAAAGGGAGCGCGAAACCGGCAAAGAAATCAAGCTCACCCTGACCACCAACGGCCTCTTGCTGGATGAGCTTATGCAGGATTTTCTGGACGAAAACGCTGTCGCCCTGGTCCTTAGCCTGGACGGGCGGCCCCAGGTGCATGACCGCATGCGCCCGCTGCCGGGCGGCGGCGGCAGTTATGGGCAGGCGCGGGCGGCTTTCGGGCGGGCGATTGCCAAACGCGGGGGGACGAACTACTATCTGCGCGGCACTTATACAAAGGAAAATCTCGACTTTGCCGAAGACGCGCGCCATCTGGCAGCCATAGGCCGGCGGCTGTCGCTTGAGCCGGTGGTGGAAAAGGACGCCGCCTTTCGGATCGACGAAGCCGATCTGCCGCGGATTTACGCCGAATATGAAAAACTGGCGGATTTTTACTTGGAAAGTTGCGCGGCCGGCGCCGCTTTTGATTTTTTCCACTTTAACTTGGCTTTGGACAACGGGCCCTGCCTGCGCAAACGGCTGGCCGGCTGCGGCGCGGGGCATGAATATTTCGCCGTTACCCCGGAGGGGGACATTTACCCCTGCCATCAATTCGTGGGGCGGCGAAATTACCTTTTGGGCAATCTCGAAACCGGCATTGCGCGCCCGGACATCGGCGCGCGCTTTCGCCGGGCGCATGTGCTCAACAAGCCGGATTGCGCCGATTGCTGGGCGCGCTTTTATTGCGGCGGCGGCTGCCACGCC